GATATCCCCTGTGCGGAGCTTGTACTGGAACTCCCCGTAAATCTGCGAGCCGTTGATGCGGTCCGCCCCTTTGTCGTACAGCCGCACCTTGCCCTCGGGGTCAATGTCGTCGTAGACGATCATTTTGCGGCTCCCGACGATGGTCATCTTGCGGACCTTGCTGGGGTCCAGCCAACTGGCATGGATGTGGGCGATGATCCCATTGGGATAGGCCAGGTCCGCGAAGACCACATCCTCCACCCGCCCGCTGAGGTATTTGGCGCCGCGGGCGCTTACCTCCACGGGCATGGTGCCCAGTAGGAAGTTCATGATGGAGATATCGTGGGGCGCGATGCTCCACAAGGCGTTCAGGTCCTGTTGTACGCGGCCCAGGTTGACCCGGGTGGAGTAGAGGTAGTAGATATCGCCGAGGGTGCCGGCATCAATG
The window above is part of the Anaerolineae bacterium genome. Proteins encoded here:
- a CDS encoding Gfo/Idh/MocA family oxidoreductase, giving the protein IDAGTLGDIYYLYSTRVNLGRVQQDLNALWSIAPHDISIMNFLLGTMPVEVSARGAKYLSGRVEDVVFADLAYPNGIIAHIHASWLDPSKVRKMTIVGSRKMIVYDDIDPEGKVRLYDKGADRINGSQIYGEFQYKLRTGDIYIPKIDLTEPLYLECAHFVECVKEGRRPRTDGVNGLRVVRVLEAAERSMAKNGAPEPVEPVSL